The sequence GCGACCGGCGAGGAAGCCGCCGATCAGCGGGCCGAGGACGCTGGAGGAGCCGAACATGGCGAGCATGTAGCCCTGGTACCGGGCGCGCTCACGGGGCGGCACGATGTCGCCGATGATCGCCAGCGCCAGCGACATCAGACCGCCGGCGCCGATGCCCTGGAAGGCGCGGAAGGCCGACAGCTCGTTCATCGAGGTGGCGAAGGAGCAGGCCGCCGAGCCGGCGATGAAGATCGTGATGGCCGCGAGGAAGAAGGGTTTGCGGCCGTAGAGGTCGGAGAGCTTGCCGTACAGCGGGGTGCTGATGGTCGACGTGATCAGGTAGGCGGTGGTGACCCACGCCTGCGCGCTGAGTCCGTGCAGATCGTCCGCGATGGTGCGGATCGAGGTGCTGACGATGGTCTGGTCGAGGGCGGCGAGGAACATGCCCAGCATGAGACCGCTGAGGATCGTCATGATCTGGCGGTGCGTCAGCCGGCCGGCCGGTGGTGGCGGCGCGGATATCGCTGTTGTTCCCCCGCGGGCCGGGGACGCGGACATGGTCATGCGTGCAGATCTCCTTGCCTCGCCTCGCCCACCGGGTGCTGCCCGGTTCCGAGGCTCGTGTACGTGCTGTCCACCAGGTCGTCGTTGAGGCGCTTCAGCAGACGGGTGAGAAGGGTGCGGTCCGCGGCCGGCCACGGTTCGAGGAGCCGGGCCAGCTCCGCCTCGCGGCGGCGTACGGCGCTCTGGTACGCGGCGCGTCCGGCCTCGGTCGCGCTGAGCAGCGAGCCGCGCCGGTCCTCCGGGTCCGGGTGGCGTTCCACCAGCCCCCGGTCCACCAGTGAGCGCACCTGCCGGCTGACCGTCGACAGGTCGAGGAAGACGTCCGCGGCCAGGTCGGTCGCGCGGCGCCGGCCGCAGGTCACCAGCCGGGCGAGCAGCACGCGGTCGGCGGCCCCGCACTCGAATCCGGCGCGCTGGGTCCAGGCGGCGAAGAGCCGCATGAGGCGGACCATCTCGGCGCCCAGACCCGACGCGGCGGCCTCGGCGCTCACGCCCTCCGCGAGCACGGCCTCGACGCTCACGGCGTCCGCGATCGAGGTCGCCGTCGCGATCGCTGTCGCGGGGTACGCCGCCCCGACGGACCCGAGGGACCCGACGGACCCGGCGGACCCGGCGGACGGCGCCTCGTCCGTGCGCGTGTCGCTGGCCCGTACGGCGTCCATCCGTACGGCGTCCATCCGTGCGGCGCTTTCATGCCCTCTGCGGCTGTCTGTGCCGATCATCACTCACATTCCGTTGCTTGCGGCTACCAAGTGAGTGTAGGGCCTGGCCGACGCCACCTGTACGCCGGTGTCCGGTCATGCTTCGGCAATACGGCGTCCGGTGTGATGGGGGGAGCAGGGTACCCGGCCGACCTGTGTGCCCGGACCGCGCGCGCCGCCGGCCGGGCATCGCGGTACGGCCCCGCCGCCGGGCGGAACGCGCTCCAGGGGGACCGTTGCGGCTCTCCGCCCGTGGGACACGGGAGGCGCGTCGGCGCCCAGGTCGCGGACACCGGTCGCCTGGACTACACGCAGTTCACGGCGCTGCCCGACCGGGTCCCGCCGACCGACGGTCCGAGCACTCCGCCGTCCTGCGGTACGGACACCCCGGCGCCGCAGGACCCACAGACCGCCCCGGTGCCGTACCCCGGTGAGGAGAAGCTGTACGCGCGAACGACGTCCCGATCGCGTACATCCCGTCGTCGGAGACCTCTCGGAGACCTCCCCCGTCGGAGAACGACGGCTGAGGCGCCCCGGCCGGGGGCCGTCCCCTGTTTCCGGTGGGGTCTGCCGGTGCAGGGTTCCCCCATGGCTGATTCCTTCGCTGGAGCGTGGCCGGCCGGCTATCGGGTCCGCCCCGCCGACACCGCCGACACCGCCGCTGTGCACCGCCTGGTGGGCGCGGGCGAGCGCGCGCTGCACGGCCTGGCCACGACCGACGCCGATCGCATCGCGGCCGATCTCGGCATGGCCGGGGGCGGGTCGGCGGGTGACACGGTGCTGGTCACCGGTCCTGCCGGGGACCCGGCGGCGTGGGGCTGGGTACGGGGGCGGCGGGCGACCGTGCATGTGCATCCCGGGCACCGGGCGCGGGGGCTGGGCGCCGCCCTGCTCGCCTGGTCCGAGGCGCGGGCCCGGGAGCTGGG is a genomic window of Streptomyces sp. WP-1 containing:
- a CDS encoding MarR family winged helix-turn-helix transcriptional regulator, coding for MDAVRMDAVRASDTRTDEAPSAGSAGSVGSLGSVGAAYPATAIATATSIADAVSVEAVLAEGVSAEAAASGLGAEMVRLMRLFAAWTQRAGFECGAADRVLLARLVTCGRRRATDLAADVFLDLSTVSRQVRSLVDRGLVERHPDPEDRRGSLLSATEAGRAAYQSAVRRREAELARLLEPWPAADRTLLTRLLKRLNDDLVDSTYTSLGTGQHPVGEARQGDLHA